A DNA window from Hordeum vulgare subsp. vulgare chromosome 1H, MorexV3_pseudomolecules_assembly, whole genome shotgun sequence contains the following coding sequences:
- the LOC123443295 gene encoding uncharacterized protein LOC123443295 — MARHPRPPSPSPSPPPAPPSGPDAAAFDPVEEWLLDFDFDFDQAMASELAKSFCLADDAAPAGVDSASVPEGGGLGVDQVVKEEGEVEVAEEEGVPLEVKKEAVMLLGGGLGWELAPDQAPVLGTGDLVAGLEPVIDAEMCTAAAGDAEASTVAAVHAEARTIVDAEMSTVAAVAADTCTTMAAVDADTDTGAVAAANADTSAGASVDAEMSTLGAVHADANTIAAAAAAADTSTIAAVDAEMSSGAVVNEEVECGGGKGEEESKDKESESSEDGELSEASSSSDDEEQPAENDEESSEASSSSDEEVPVAKKHGGRTDMEALLEEGELMVGVEDDDEDETPKGPIKSKHEVQVLPPVPKIEVQLEPHHKALPVGAITAIMGERVIVEGSVEHSPLTEGSILWITESRTPLGIVDEIFGPVKNPYYLVRYNSAEEVPAGIGAGTTVSFVAEFADHILNMKELYAKGYDESADHDEEADEPEFSDDEQEAEYRRSQRLAKRQTDRPHDSKKPSGDKKRAQTRGAGFRNDMPPRIHDTQTCDHQSQRRFHQSDMADRVAHQSGQQNSPMSTPRRDMPPRIHDASTPDRRPQPRFHRSDTAVADSTTRQSGPQNFPMSAPTMLPSISMNHAMPSPVQLANQMGSCFINPSQQFSQQPNMVWPGGLPPAGQPNMGVDGAALAANIMQNILMGANQFQQYLQNQNFGGFPNGMPMAQPQFMPGGTMSANMMPFGGPMVNHPFGQASQFPMGQGNFGQFPHMAGNQGQPAGFPNTQGFGRVPSQHEDGDQSPGFANMQGYGRLPSPHGDGGQPPMQFNSLPSPHGDGGQPPMQFNSLPSPHGDGGQPPMQFNSPPSPRGDGGQPRMQFNSGQFNQGNSSFRGRRPQQRGGRHSPGRGGGGGRHRK, encoded by the exons atgGCGCGCCATCCTAGGCCCCCCTCCCCGTCCCCCTCtccgccgcccgcgccccccTCCGGCCCGGACGCCGCCGCCTTCGACCCCGTCGAGGAGTGGCTCCTCGACTTCGACTTCGACTTCGACCAGGCCATGGCGAGCGAGCTAGCCAAGAGCTTCTGCCTCGCCGACGACGCGGCGCCCGCTGGGGTTGATTCTGCGTCGGTGCCCGAGGGCGGCGGATTGGGCGTGGACCAAGTCGTCAAGGAGGAGGGCGAGGTGGAGGTCGCGGAGGAGGAGGGCGTCCCATTGGAAGTCAAGAAGGAGGCCGTCATGCTGCTGGGTGGTGGACTGGGCTGGGAGCTTGCCCCGGACCAGGCTCCCGTGTTGGGGACCGGCGATTTGGTTGCTGGTTTGGAGCCAGTGATTGATGCTGAGATGTGTACCGCAGCTGCCGGTGATGCCGAGGCTAGTACCGTAGCTGCCGTACATGCCGAGGCTCGTACCATTGTCGATGCTGAGATGAGTACCgtagctgctgttgctgctgacaCTTGTACCACCATGGCTGCTGTTGATGCTGATACAGATACTGGTGCCGTAGCTGCTGCTAATGCTGATACTAGTGCCGGGGCTTCTGTTGATGCTGAGATGAGTACCTTAGGTGCTGTTCATGCAGATGCTAATACcatagctgctgctgctgctgctgctgatactaGTACCATAGCTGCTGTTGATGCTGAGATGAGTTCTGGGGCCGTGGTAAATGAGGAAGTGGAGTGTGGAGGAggcaagggggaggaggagagcaAGGACAAAGAGTCGGAGAGCAGCGAGGATGGGGAATTAAGTGAAGCATCATCGAGCAGTGATGATGAGGAGCAGCCGGCCGAGAATGATGAGGAGTCAAGTGAAGCCTCATCGAGCAGCGATGAGGAAGTGCCGGTGGCCAAAAAACATGGTGGTCGTACGGACATGGAAGCCCTCCTTGAAGAGGGTGAGTTGATGGTTGGAgtcgaggatgatgatgaggatgaaacACCAAAAGGTCCTATCAAGTCCAAACATGAAGTACAG GTACTTCCTCCAGTTCCAAAGATTGAAGTGCAGTTGGAACCGCATCATAAGGCACTTCCAGTGGGAGCAATTACAGCT ATCATGGGGGAGAGAGTGATTGTTGAAGGGTCAGTGGAACACAGTCCCCTGACTGAGGGTTCTATACTCTGGATAACTGAAAGCAGGACACCACTTGGTATTGTTGATGAAATATTTGGACCTGTAAAAAATCCTTACTATCTTGTGCGGTATAACTCCGCGGAAGAAGTGCCTGCTGGGATCGGTGCAGGAACTACTGTCTCTTTTGTTGCGGAGTTTGCTGATCATATCCTAAATATGAAGGAACTATATGCCAAAGGCTATGATGAATCTGCTGACCATGATGAGGAGGCAGATGAACCTGAATTCTCTGATGATGAGCAGGAGGCTGAGTACAGAAGATCACAACGACTGGCAAAAAGGCAGACTGATAGGCCGCATGATTCTAAGAAACCTTCTGGTGACAAGAAGAGGGCACAAACCAGAGGTGCTGGATTTCGAAATGACATGCCACCGAGGATCCACGATACACAGACATGTGATCACCAGTCACAGCGTCGTTTCCACCAGTCGGATATGGCTGACAGAGTGGCACATCAGTCGGGTCAACAAAATTCTCCGATGAGTACACCAAGAAGGGACATGCCACCTAGAATCCATGACGCATCCACACCAGATCGCCGACCACAGCCTCGATTTCACCGGTCTGATACTGCTGTTGCTGATAGCACAACACGACAATCGGGTCCTCAAAACTTCCCTATGAGTGCACCAACAATGCTGCCATCAATCTCAATGAATCATGCTATGCCATCACCTGTTCAACTTGCGAATCAGATGGGCAGTTGCTTCATCAATCCATCACAGCAGTTCTCCCAGCAGCCAAATATGGTTTGGCCTGGCGGGCTTCCACCTGCAGGGCAGCCAAACATGGGAGTTGACGGAGCTGCTCTTGCAGCTAATATTATGCAGAATATACTTATGGGAGCCAACCAGTTCCAGCAGTATTTACAGAATCAGAACTTTGGTGGCTTCCCAAACGGAATGCCCATGGCCCAACCACAATTTATGCCAGGGGGCACAATGAGTGCAAATATGATGCCATTTGGTGGACCAATGGTAAATCATCCTTTTGGTCAGGCATCTCAATTTCCTATGGGGCAAGGCAACTTTGGCCAGTTTCCACACATGGCTGGCAACCAAGGGCAGCCTGCTGGATTTCCGAACACCCAAGGATTTGGACGCGTCCCATCACAGCATGAAGATGGAGATCAGTCTCCTGGATTTGCAAACATGCAAGGATATGGGCGCCTCCCATCACCACATGGAGATGGAGGTCAGCCTCCTATGCAATTCAATTCCCTACCATCACCCCATGGAGATGGAGGTCAGCCTCCTATGCAATTCAATTCCCTACCATCGCCCCATGGGGATGGAGGTCAGCCTCCTATGCAGTTCAATTCCCCACCTTCACCCCGTGGAGATGGAGGTCAGCCTCGTATGCAATTCAATTCTGGGCAGTTTAATCAGGGGAACTCGTCCTTCCGTGGCAGAAGGCCGCAGCAACGCGGAGGCCGGCATTcgccagggagaggtggtggtggcggccggCATCGCAAGTAG